The Colletotrichum destructivum chromosome 7, complete sequence genome contains the following window.
CGGCGGCAGGACAACATGATATCCAGTTTTGTTAGATTTACATGGTTGGCATGATGAACAGCGAAACAGGGCCGGTGATTCGCAGGAGACCAATTGCCCCGCAACCCCGCGTTACCAGGAATTGAGGGCTGGTCCACCAGATCTGGCGTTGActtcttccttcccctttGAAGCGTGCTGAGTTATGAGGGTTCTGGTTGGCGTTCTGGAGTCCCTGGACGGTCAACCTTTAGGGGTGGCAACACAGACACTGCGCAGGGTCTAGCAAAGTCCACTTGCATGTCGGGCGCACCCACCCGAACAAGAGGGAGGCATTGGGGCAGTCTGTGTTCTTTGTATCGAGCCCTCGTGTGTCTGGCATGGCGACGGTGGAAGAAAACGGCGTCAGGACCGAGTCACCGGCGGCACGGAGATGGATTCGATGGAGACAACACAGCCAGGAGGCGAAGGGGAAAAGGAAGGTGACGGGACAGGGGCGGCAGAGATTCGAGGACCCTGCGGCGCAACGGCGGACCGGCGGTGATTTGGCGCGGCACATGATATGTCGGCTGTAGCCCATCTGTCGTGTCATTGTTGGACGATCGACAGACGTGATTGAACTTGTATGTAATCGAAATCACAGGTCAGGCATGGTCTAGGTTTCCCTTGGGGGGTTCTCGTGGTAACTGAGGGGCCATGCTTCCGAGCAACTGCGTGCCAGGGAATGCGGTGATACGCAAAATGCCCCTAACCGCTAACCGGGTGTATGTGCGCTCAAATTCGGCGATGAAGCACTGGTCCTAGCAGCTTCTGGCCTCATGGATTtaggatgatgatgctgttATTGACGAAGGGCCCCCATCCCATATTGGGCGTTGTGTCGCAAGACTATCCCTCCTGAGCTCCCGGGGAGGGTGCTTGGATAGCGGGTCTCCTAAGGTGTTTTGCTGGCGGTGCATCAACATCAACCCTTCAACCATCAGCTTGTCCGCCGCGCTGCATGCGATTTAATATGTTGGacatggtggtggtggtggtggtggtggtggtggtggtggtgatacAAGGTTCGCTGCGCTAAAAGGGTTGGAGTGAGAATGATGGACCAAGGAGACATGTCGCGAGGTCTGACTCGGCAATGTCCAGCTGTTACGTTATGGGCACTGCAACGCTAGTCCTGGAACGGCTACCGCCGGATTTTCTATAAGGTAATGGGAGCCACTTTCCATAGAGGGTGGGGCCTGGCGGGCCTGGGAGTCTGCGGGAAGGCGGTATCGCTGTACGCGTGCGCTACAAGCGCTCGTGGAGGCAGAGAGCGGCGACTGCGCTGCAGAAAGCCAGTGGGAGAGGATGGATCCGAAGTTCCGCCCGAGTACCGCCGACTCGGATCTTGCAGCTAGCGCGACGGATGGAGCTTGCTAGGGGGTGGGGGGCAACTACACGGTACCTAAGGTAtgtaggtaccttaggtgCACAAATGCAAGAACAGCCAGGCTGGCTACCTTAGCCGCTACGGAGAAAGACTCGAAGTACGGAGACCCAGGAGACACAAACTAGGACGCAAGTGAAATATATGAGACGTGATTTGCTCAATTGTCATTAGGTATTTCTGTCTCGTAGCATTTTTCCAGAACTCCTGCCCCGGAATGGACAGAGATAAGGCTGCCTGCATCAATGGCCGATGTCCCGTGCTTTATCTCTCCGTCCCTCGATACCCCAtgtcgttgttgctgccaAACCCACACACtgacacaaacacacacaccagAGACACGAcacgcagcagcagctcctaCAAGTTCGACTGACTGCGAAAATGCCATGTGCTTGTGTGTGGGGAAACTTCCTCCTGTCTTGTTTCCCACTACCCCAATCACCAATGTCGCCAAAGAGTCCAACCTCTCGCGGAATCAACGAAAACGGCCAAGCCCCGCGTGTCTTCAACtacccctcccctttcctctACAgttctcgacgtcgccaattgttcgtcgtcgtcgttctcaTTGCACAGAAGCGGCCGCTATCAAGACGCCTGGCATATCGTTTAGTTCTGGACGCGATCAAATAACACCTCTCGGACCCTTcatctacctaggtacttcGAGTCCTGCAGCAAAACACCCTCATTGAGCGATCGGTTACTTGGTCACTTTCCTGTGGCTTCCCCAGCCTCTTTCTCTTACCACACCTTGTTACCTTTGCCTACCCTACCTCttcccaccgccgccactgcATCGACGCGCGCCTTGTCGTTCGATTCCCCGAAGCCAAAAGGCAAATTTATCGCTTGCCATTGGGCAGCCTCAACTTGGCTTTTCGACACTTGCCCCGTGTTGGGTGAGGTACAGCCCCGTTGACcctgtctttctcttctgTTGCCCAGTTTCTCTTTCTCGAGTTTCGTTAACCAGGTTCTCTGTGGCATCTGTCGCCCACACTGCCGTTTGTCACTTGTCTCCTAGGACTCAGGACTTTGATACCGAAGCCATgcttgtctgtctgtctgcctgcctgtaGACTACCTCAACTGGTGAAGACGATGCGGAAGAGGGAACGAGACAGAGGGTGAGCCCATGTCCGTCCCGTCTCGCTCGACTGACCATATGCtgcccatgcccatgcccatgTCCAAGGCCGGCCCCCATCTTGATCCCCATACCCCATCAGACCAAGAGACCAAGGTTTGGGACATTCTCCTCCATGTCTTTTTTTCGGTCGCTTGGTCCGTCACTCGGTCCATGAACGCCCGTCACCCAGACTCCAGTCACTGTTTTCGCCTCCTCTTAAAATACACCCCTTTCACTATCTTTGCATCCACCAAGGCGAGACAAGCGTACCATTCAGAGTGAAGGGGGGATACGTTGCCTTTGATTCCCTGGCCAGCCCTACGGTACCGCAATGTACATACTGTAGCCCGCCGGCGGTCAGGAGAATCTTACTAGCCCTCCTCGGCTCGAACTTCTCTAATCCAGTGCTGTACTTGCTGTTCTCCTTTTTGTTTTCGGGCTTGACAAACGGCGACGCAGTAGTCGATCGAAACAACTGATTGAGAAATTCGCGAAGAGGGGCAGCTGTACGGGGGATCACATAAACCATTTGTATTTGCATTTGCATCCCACCCCCCCAGTGCATAGCCTTTTCTCTGAGGATGGTTTTCTTTTGTCCTTCCTCCACCCGTGGTTGGTCTggttgctggtgctggtaGTGGTAGTCGAGGGGGAACATCCATCCATATTGTCTTCCCCCTTCGCCTCACACATACTCTTTAACCTCCTTGGCCACTCTCTtatcctccccccccccttccacttcttctctccctcctttaccctccccccttcatccattctcctctctctctctcttttcgCTACCTatccctcgtcctcgccacccAGTCTCCATATTTTGATATTCTTCCGTCTCCAACAAAACGTCTGTTACAAGCCTGTAATGCCCAAGGGGTTCGGTGCAAAGCCCGTCCAATAATGGATACTTGAAGTGCCAAACCACAAAGAACATTGCCTCTTAAATATACGTCCTTCCCCCGCTACCCAATGACACCGATAAGCCAGGCTTATCTCATCCTTGCCTCCATTGTTACTTGAGCCCACTGATATCGATCCATCGAAACCGGCCCGGTCCAATCCCAACGTTCTGTTTCCTCCCGCGCCCCAAAATCGGTCCTGCATccgccaccccccccccccgccgccctccgaAGAAACACTACCATAATTACAACCGCATTTCCATCACCAAAAACGGGCGCAAATCAAACCGCTCGCCCACTCCCACTGCGGCCCTCGCGACCTTATCTCTTCCCCCAAGGGCCTCAACCGGGCGGCGCAGACCCCCTCGGACCTCTGCATCCCACCCCAGATCTAACTGGGGGACCACTCGGCCTCACACTGCACTCACTCTCTGCGCTCTCTCAAGCAATAGACAAGGAAGTCGAATCCAGCGCGTGCCGTTTCTAATCCCCGTTGCCGCTTATCTCGTACCCCTGGCACCCGGCACTACGACAAGACGCtcacatccatccatccatcctccttACGGAACCGGTACCTGTCAACCTTACTCTTCCCACCTTGCACACAATCCTCGCGTGGTCTTGGTTGTTCCGCACCTCTGCTCTGCCTACAGTAGTCGCATCTCACCTTCCGGCCCCCTAGCCCCCATCAAGCACAACAAAACCTCGCAATCGCTACTGGTCGTCGTCCGTCTGCCTCAATTTGCCCACTACCTACATACCACCTTACTTGTTCGACCAAAGCGGCCTTATCTCCAACTGaccggcctcggcgcgcCGTAGCGTTATCTAGCCCTGTCGTGGCCCGTCAGCTGTTTTGTGTTACAACACAGGCTCACCCATCAGAACTCGGCGAGATCGGATTACCGCTCACCAACCAATCTTGTTTGCCGCATCCTGCATTTGTGTGCTGCGCACAGAATTCCGAATCTCATCTCAACCCGCCAGCAAATATCGCCTTTTGCCCTCGCCTCCTCGGTGGCGGTCCCAAAGTCCAAACGAGCAACGAGCCAGGAACGCAGCAACATTACATCACTTGCCTCTCTACCGCGCGCCGTGGGTCCCCGTTGCCCAGCGCTCATGCCAGCGAGTGTGGTTACCTGGCTAGACTCTCTCTTTCCTGAGCCGTCCGGGAAGCCTATCGTCCTATCACCATCTTCATATCTCCGGTCGACCCTGGAGTAACTCACACCCCCTtcatccccctcctcctccaatcTCCAGATCAGACCAGGGCCCGGAACCCCGTCTTGACGAGCCGGGTCTGTCCGTCCCTCCGTCTCCCCTGCGTCGTTGGCCCAGCCCTGTCCGTATATACATAGCTTTCTCTCTATTGCCAGCGTCTGCCCATCATGTCCAACCCGAGTGCTGTCATGAGGACAGcccccatcgccatcgctCCCAAGCCTCCCCGCCGCCAGAACTCGTACCGCCAGGACAGCTTTGCGAACCTTGAGCTTTTCCGCGGCAGCATGCCTGGACGAGACATGGCCGAGTCTGTTGGCTCCTACACAACTCGATCTCTCAGCCCTTGCGAATTCTGCCATCGGTCTAGGGTCAAGTGCATCGtgagcgacgacgaagataGCTGCATACCCTGCCAGGCTAGCGGCTCTGATTGCTCCCTGCTCAACAGTCCCCAGCCTAGAAAACGCAAGCTAAACGGCGACTTTGACGACAGTGGTAAAAGAAGGTCGGTCTGCCCATTTTCCTGCTCACGCCATTTGCTCGCactcccccttcctctccctcaaCCCAAAACACCCGGCGTGTTCCCCCCCAAATCTCTATCTCTACTCattgccccccccccgctaGAGCCAGATCACCCTCCTATGTCTTATTTTCTTTATTTTGCGCCCGCTCTATGTTTCTTGGGTAGCCATGGGTGGCACGCCGCGGTCAAGGGGCACGTCTGATAACGAAACCTTAATCTCTGACACATGATTGGTTCATCAGTTCACCAGCCAAGACGGATATCAGAAGGCGAAAGCAACACCAGCCCAGCCTCTCCAGCACTACTGGGAGCAGCTCCTTCCTCGAAGACATGGCTAATGTCGGAGGCCCGACTCTGCTGAAGCGGACGCTGGGTCTCCAGAACGACCGCTTCAGCCAGTACATTGGCCCGACGACCGATTTCGAGCCATCTCTCATCAACCTCTCACCCTTCAACCCTCAGGACGAGAGCCTCTTGGCGCGCGGCACCCTGCGAAAGGTCAGCGAAGACGACACGTTCCTCCTGCTGCCCGACTCCAACACGCCGGGCCACGAGCATGTcctcgaggatgtcgaggagaTTGAGAATCTCGTGAGGCCACATGGCCGCAGGCTGGTAGACCTGTATTTCCGCATCGTCCATCCTGCCTTTCCCATCATACAAAAGACTGTTTTTCTGGAAAAGTACGAACGCAGCTATCGCGAGTTTTCGCCTTGtctgctggccgccgtctACTTGTTTGCCATTAACTGGTGGGAGCACGATGAAGACCTTGCACGAGCCCCTCGCCCAAACATCCCCAACTTGGAACGTATGATCCGCACCACTCTGGCCGACGCCATGTACCGGCCGAAACTGTCCACCATCCAGGCCGGACTTCTCCTCTCCCAGCGACCTGAGGGCGACCAGTGGGCTCCGACAGCCCAGCTTGTAGCCATCGCTCAGGAACTCGGCCTTCATCTCGACTGCACGCATTGGAAGATACCACCTTGGGAAAAGGGACTGCGGAAACGCCTCGCCTGGGCCTTGTACATGCAGGACAAATGGGGCTCTCTCGTACACGGCCGGCCGTCGCACATTTTCTCTTCCAACTGGGGAGTACAGCCACTCACGCAGCACGACTTTCCCGATGTCGAATGGGACGAGAACGATGTagaggagaagctggagaTCGAGCGTGGCCGAACTCTTTTCGGCCAGATGGTACAGCTGTCGCAAATActcgccgagatcctcgatACCTTTTACTCGTTGCAAGCGATGCAAACCGTTACGaacgccggcggccaaggcACGCACCTAGTTTTGGGCATGGCGAAGCCTATCCAGCTAAAGCTCAAGGAGTGGTATGCCAGCCTACCGGCAGCGATCCGCATGGACAACACGTATTCGACGAACCCGACTCCCGCGAACCGTCTGTCGAGCATAGGATACCTCCACCTGGCCTACTTTGCTGCCGAGATTACTCTCCATCGCCGCATCATCCGCTCGCTCGAAGCTACCGGGTCGGCCGTCGATCCGTACGTTCAACACATTTGCCGAAGTGCGGCAAAGGCACGGCTCATCTCCGCGATGGACTTCGTCAATCGTTTGAACTCTTTCCATCTGCGCTCTTTTTGGTATTTCGCATCCAAGACCAACTTTGCCCTCATCGGCACGTTTGGTTCTCTCTTGtgggcgacgtcgccgggaagagaagaagccgacTGGTATCGAAGGCGTTTGGGAGAATACCGCTGGACTCTTTCCGTGAGCTCTAAACCTGGCGAAGGCAAGGGCCTGACAGAGTTCGCCATGACTATGCTCGACATTTCAACCGGCCTCCTCAAAAAGCTCCCCGAAAAGCCATCGATGagccgcagcggcagcgTTGTGGATATCGGACCTGGCAGCATGAGTAGCAGCTATGTTGGTAACAGTTTGCTTGCCTTGGGGCAAAGCGccccgccgacgatgaccttAGGAGGGTTCAGTGGATTTCAAAGCGCCGATGTAAGCAATGCTCAGAGCCCGATAAGcgacgacagcagcgacgacgaaatGTACGAGACATTCGCCCCGACGGCGGGTATGGCGGGTTAGGCCAATAAGGGATGCAACAGGGCGG
Protein-coding sequences here:
- a CDS encoding uncharacterized protein (Putative zn(2)Cys(6) fungal-type DNA-binding domain, transcription factor domain, fungi); this encodes MSNPSAVMRTAPIAIAPKPPRRQNSYRQDSFANLELFRGSMPGRDMAESVGSYTTRSLSPCEFCHRSRVKCIVSDDEDSCIPCQASGSDCSLLNSPQPRKRKLNGDFDDSGKRSSPAKTDIRRRKQHQPSLSSTTGSSSFLEDMANVGGPTLLKRTLGLQNDRFSQYIGPTTDFEPSLINLSPFNPQDESLLARGTLRKVSEDDTFLLLPDSNTPGHEHVLEDVEEIENLVRPHGRRLVDLYFRIVHPAFPIIQKTVFLEKYERSYREFSPCLLAAVYLFAINWWEHDEDLARAPRPNIPNLERMIRTTLADAMYRPKLSTIQAGLLLSQRPEGDQWAPTAQLVAIAQELGLHLDCTHWKIPPWEKGLRKRLAWALYMQDKWGSLVHGRPSHIFSSNWGVQPLTQHDFPDVEWDENDVEEKLEIERGRTLFGQMVQLSQILAEILDTFYSLQAMQTVTNAGGQGTHLVLGMAKPIQLKLKEWYASLPAAIRMDNTYSTNPTPANRLSSIGYLHLAYFAAEITLHRRIIRSLEATGSAVDPYVQHICRSAAKARLISAMDFVNRLNSFHLRSFWYFASKTNFALIGTFGSLLWATSPGREEADWYRRRLGEYRWTLSVSSKPGEGKGLTEFAMTMLDISTGLLKKLPEKPSMSRSGSVVDIGPGSMSSSYVGNSLLALGQSAPPTMTLGGFSGFQSADVSNAQSPISDDSSDDEMYETFAPTAGMAG